One region of Gilliamella sp. ESL0405 genomic DNA includes:
- the yccS gene encoding YccS family putative transporter, whose protein sequence is MQTILLTLRKVFYSSNLIFSIRMLISLTGSTLVPWYLGYVSLVIPLTLGVVAAGLSEIDTRLLSRCINIVLTLVCFAIATFSVELLFDFPLLFIIGLVCSTFIFIMLGSLGQRYGVIAFGSLLIAAYTMLGHNLFNDNYTLPCFLLLGALWYNVVALIESIIQPIRTTQQTLTDCFIKLAQYLDAKAAMFDPDETDRFSKQTLELTESNNQLIAVFNQAKRSLFNRLKSYRGQSYIRKMLSYYFVAQDIHERASSSHGDYQALSKQFKHSDILFRFARILNLQAKACAKLALSIKLNQTYQHDPLFARYFAYLEEAINQYQANNHSHSLLIKSLQNLLQNLQSIDLLLANIDTEQHLSKEQENNQLVDEELTSFYDFFAKIKHNLTIKSALFRHAIRMSVVLFVGYMVIAFSHLSHGYWIILTSLFVCQPNYSTTKYRLKLRVLGTILGIIVGIPLTYLFPTVEAQLILIILTGWLFFLFKNSQYAYATAFITLLVFFSFSLIGESSIEVAVSRIIATLIGCFIAWFAVSFIWPDWKFRNLSKLVDRVCHDDSHYLALIGHQYLTGKSNDPQYRVARRAAHDSNADLSSLISLMTKEPHMNPAVIDSGFRLLTLNHTLISYLSTLGAHRDKQVSEQTLELFDDLTVYIINMLTVKQLDTEYQPIKQSVANYIESISNNDDQINNDLLVIQQLALILDILPEIVSLIGELDIKSV, encoded by the coding sequence GTGCAAACAATTCTCTTAACTTTACGTAAAGTTTTTTACAGCAGTAATCTCATTTTCAGTATTCGTATGTTAATTAGCTTAACAGGCTCAACGTTAGTGCCATGGTATTTAGGCTATGTGTCATTAGTCATACCTTTAACGCTGGGTGTTGTTGCTGCTGGATTATCAGAAATTGATACCCGACTATTAAGCCGCTGTATCAATATTGTTTTAACCCTAGTTTGCTTTGCCATTGCCACTTTTTCAGTCGAACTGTTATTCGATTTTCCGTTGTTATTTATTATTGGATTAGTTTGCTCTACCTTTATCTTTATTATGCTTGGCTCTTTAGGGCAAAGATATGGTGTTATTGCCTTTGGCTCGTTGCTCATCGCCGCTTATACCATGCTGGGGCATAATTTATTTAATGATAATTATACCTTACCCTGTTTTCTACTCTTAGGAGCACTTTGGTACAATGTCGTTGCACTAATTGAATCGATTATTCAACCAATCCGAACCACTCAGCAAACATTGACCGATTGTTTTATCAAGTTAGCACAATATTTGGATGCCAAAGCCGCAATGTTTGACCCTGATGAAACAGACAGATTTTCTAAACAGACGCTGGAATTAACAGAAAGTAATAATCAATTAATTGCGGTTTTTAATCAAGCCAAACGCTCACTATTTAATCGGTTAAAAAGCTATCGTGGTCAATCCTATATAAGAAAGATGCTTAGTTACTATTTCGTTGCGCAAGATATTCATGAAAGAGCTAGCTCTTCTCATGGTGATTATCAAGCATTGAGTAAGCAATTTAAGCATAGTGATATTTTATTTCGTTTTGCTCGAATCTTGAATTTACAAGCTAAAGCGTGCGCAAAATTAGCCTTATCGATTAAATTAAATCAAACTTATCAACACGACCCATTATTTGCCCGCTATTTTGCATATCTTGAGGAGGCAATTAATCAATATCAAGCTAATAATCATAGCCATAGCTTACTAATTAAATCATTGCAAAATCTACTACAAAATTTACAGTCTATTGATCTACTGTTAGCCAATATCGATACCGAACAACACCTTTCCAAAGAGCAGGAAAACAATCAACTCGTAGATGAAGAGTTAACCAGCTTTTATGATTTTTTTGCCAAAATTAAACATAACTTAACCATTAAATCGGCGCTGTTTCGGCATGCTATACGAATGAGTGTGGTACTTTTTGTTGGCTATATGGTGATCGCTTTTTCGCATCTGTCGCACGGTTATTGGATTATTTTAACCAGCCTTTTTGTCTGCCAACCTAACTATTCAACCACTAAATATCGATTGAAATTGCGGGTACTTGGAACAATTTTAGGGATTATAGTTGGTATTCCGTTAACTTATTTATTTCCAACTGTTGAAGCGCAACTGATATTAATAATTCTAACCGGTTGGTTATTTTTTCTCTTTAAAAATTCGCAATATGCTTATGCAACTGCTTTTATAACTCTATTGGTATTTTTTAGCTTTAGCTTAATTGGTGAAAGTAGTATCGAGGTTGCAGTTTCAAGAATTATCGCAACCCTAATTGGTTGTTTTATAGCTTGGTTTGCGGTCAGTTTTATTTGGCCAGACTGGAAATTTCGCAATTTATCGAAATTAGTTGATCGTGTTTGCCATGATGACAGTCATTATTTAGCCTTAATCGGCCACCAATATCTAACAGGTAAAAGTAATGATCCACAATATCGTGTGGCTCGCCGTGCTGCGCATGATAGCAATGCCGATCTGTCGTCATTGATTAGTTTGATGACCAAAGAGCCACATATGAATCCAGCGGTAATCGATAGCGGATTTCGGTTGTTGACACTCAACCATACACTGATCAGCTATCTTTCCACTTTAGGTGCACATCGCGATAAACAGGTTTCCGAACAAACCTTGGAATTGTTTGATGATCTGACGGTTTATATCATCAATATGCTCACTGTAAAGCAATTAGACACCGAATACCAACCGATTAAGCAATCGGTGGCTAATTATATTGAGTCTATTTCAAACAATGATGATCAAATCAATAATGATCTGCTGGTTATACAACAATTAGCATTAATTTTGGATATTTTGCCAGAAATTGTTTCCCTGATAGGGGAATTGGATATTAAATCAGTTTAA
- a CDS encoding Grx4 family monothiol glutaredoxin, with protein sequence MTTLDKIKKQIADNPIILYMKGSPKLPSCGFSAQAVQVLSQCGVPFAYVDILQNPDIRAQLPAFANWPTFPQLWVEGELVGGCDIMLEMYQTGELQSLIKQTAEKHKSA encoded by the coding sequence ATGACAACGCTGGATAAAATTAAAAAACAAATTGCCGACAATCCAATTATTCTTTATATGAAAGGATCGCCAAAATTGCCTAGTTGTGGTTTTTCGGCGCAAGCTGTGCAAGTTTTATCGCAATGTGGCGTGCCATTTGCTTATGTTGATATTTTGCAAAATCCGGATATTCGTGCGCAATTGCCGGCATTTGCCAATTGGCCAACTTTCCCTCAATTATGGGTAGAAGGTGAGTTAGTCGGTGGTTGTGATATTATGTTAGAGATGTATCAAACCGGTGAATTACAATCGCTAATTAAACAAACCGCGGAAAAACATAAATCTGCATAA
- the rnt gene encoding ribonuclease T, with the protein MPNTKLCERFRGFYPVVIDIETSGFDPKLNAILEIAAITLKMTDDGWLEPDQTLQFNVNPFADAILEPTALAFNGIDPDNPLRGAVDEKVALEAIFKMVRSGIKANDCTRAVIVAHNAHFDHSFLMTAAERAGIKRNPFHPFATFDTASLCGLVFGQTVLAKACETANIPFDHKQAHSALYDTEKTAILFCEMVNRFKRLGGWPLMPNEQLHS; encoded by the coding sequence GTGCCTAACACTAAACTCTGTGAACGTTTTCGTGGATTCTATCCGGTGGTTATTGATATAGAAACCTCCGGATTTGATCCAAAACTCAATGCTATTTTAGAGATCGCAGCCATTACGCTGAAAATGACGGATGACGGCTGGCTGGAGCCTGATCAAACATTGCAATTTAATGTTAATCCTTTTGCCGATGCGATTTTAGAGCCTACTGCATTAGCTTTTAATGGCATTGATCCTGACAACCCTTTACGTGGCGCAGTTGATGAGAAAGTTGCACTTGAAGCTATCTTTAAAATGGTGCGCAGCGGAATCAAAGCCAATGACTGTACCCGAGCGGTGATTGTGGCACATAATGCACATTTTGATCACAGTTTTTTGATGACTGCAGCTGAAAGAGCTGGCATTAAACGCAACCCTTTTCACCCGTTTGCCACCTTTGATACCGCATCACTTTGTGGTTTAGTATTTGGGCAAACAGTTCTGGCTAAAGCATGTGAAACGGCAAATATTCCGTTCGATCATAAACAAGCCCATTCAGCGCTTTATGATACAGAAAAAACAGCTATCTTATTTTGTGAAATGGTCAATCGGTTTAAACGACTAGGCGGCTGGCCACTGATGCCAAATGAACAGCTTCATAGTTAA
- a CDS encoding tetratricopeptide repeat protein: MPLLVVISIVIALFFAIHAVKNGQDRIWLYILFLFPILGSVVYFFAIYLSDIRATHVGYQFESKLRKALDPQRSLREAQKNYDLSPTVDAKLSLAKALVDSNRASEALPFYEEALTGIYQTAPDILLQYANALYEDKQFNKAKQQLDYLREKNPNYNSEEGHLLYTKILVALDDKQQANQEFDALISYYPSLEAISYYLQTLINWNEIDQARAVLQTIEQRLKHMPKHSKRINSQWIKEIEQSKQKLSRLN, translated from the coding sequence ATGCCACTATTAGTTGTAATAAGTATCGTTATTGCATTATTTTTTGCCATTCATGCTGTTAAAAACGGTCAAGATCGTATATGGCTCTATATTCTATTTCTTTTCCCGATACTAGGCAGTGTCGTCTATTTTTTTGCAATCTATCTTTCCGATATTCGCGCTACCCACGTTGGTTACCAATTTGAATCCAAATTGCGCAAAGCACTTGATCCACAGCGTTCACTACGTGAAGCACAAAAAAATTATGATTTATCACCCACTGTCGATGCAAAATTAAGCTTAGCTAAAGCACTAGTTGATAGCAATCGTGCTAGCGAGGCATTACCTTTTTATGAAGAAGCATTAACCGGTATTTATCAAACTGCGCCGGACATCTTGTTGCAATACGCTAATGCACTTTACGAAGATAAACAATTTAATAAAGCAAAACAACAGCTTGATTATCTGAGAGAAAAGAATCCAAATTACAATTCTGAGGAAGGTCATTTACTTTACACTAAAATTTTGGTTGCGTTAGATGATAAACAGCAGGCAAATCAAGAATTTGATGCGCTTATTAGTTACTACCCAAGTTTAGAAGCGATTTCCTATTATTTACAAACATTAATCAATTGGAACGAAATTGATCAGGCTAGAGCAGTATTACAAACCATTGAACAACGTTTAAAACATATGCCTAAACACTCGAAACGAATTAATTCACAATGGATTAAAGAGATAGAACAATCAAAGCAAAAACTATCACGTTTAAACTAA
- a CDS encoding Nif3-like dinuclear metal center hexameric protein produces the protein MHNFELQHIIDTELQVLRYRDYAPNGLQVQGRSEIKKIVTGVTACQRLLDKAVELQADAVLVHHGYFWKSEPQTITGIKYQRLKTLLSNDINLFGYHLPLDGHPILGNNAQLAQRLNIEMDKREDITDLLFKGSLSEAMTALEFKNLLEKILHNNQSSVLFCGDNAPEVIQRVAWCSGGGQDFIETAALQGFDAFFTGEVSERTIHIAREYGINFYACGHHATERYGIKTLGEWLARNYNLENIFIDIDNPA, from the coding sequence GTGCATAATTTCGAACTTCAACACATTATTGATACTGAACTGCAAGTATTACGCTATCGTGACTATGCCCCCAATGGATTACAAGTGCAAGGCCGAAGTGAAATTAAAAAAATTGTGACTGGGGTTACAGCTTGTCAACGCTTGTTAGATAAGGCGGTTGAATTGCAAGCCGATGCGGTATTAGTTCATCATGGCTATTTTTGGAAAAGTGAACCGCAAACCATTACCGGCATAAAATATCAACGACTCAAAACGCTACTCTCGAATGACATTAACTTGTTTGGTTATCATTTACCATTAGACGGTCACCCAATCCTAGGAAATAATGCACAATTAGCCCAGCGATTAAATATCGAAATGGATAAGCGTGAAGATATAACCGATCTGCTGTTTAAAGGTAGCTTATCTGAAGCGATGACTGCATTAGAATTCAAAAATTTACTTGAAAAAATCTTACACAACAATCAATCCTCCGTTCTGTTTTGTGGTGATAATGCCCCTGAGGTGATTCAACGTGTAGCTTGGTGTAGCGGCGGCGGACAAGATTTTATTGAAACCGCTGCCTTGCAAGGATTTGATGCTTTTTTTACTGGCGAAGTCTCTGAACGAACTATTCACATTGCACGTGAATACGGTATCAATTTTTATGCCTGTGGACATCATGCTACTGAGCGATATGGTATTAAAACGCTAGGTGAATGGTTAGCGCGAAACTATAACTTAGAAAATATTTTTATCGATATTGATAATCCTGCATAA
- the dapA gene encoding 4-hydroxy-tetrahydrodipicolinate synthase — translation MFTGSLVALVTPMDTKGNVDHVSLKKLVEYHIASGTCAIVSVGTTGESATLDHHEHIDVIKRTIEYADGRIDIIAGTGANATKEAIELTRRVENIGVVGCLTVAPYYNKPTQEGMYQHFKAIAESTALPQILYNVPGRTSSDIKPETVGRLAKIKNIVALKDATGDLSRVYKTRKLVGDDFKLLSGDDSTFLDFMILGGDGVISVTANVAAKQVATVCELAAQNKIKEARMLNDTLLALHSNLFIEPNPTPVKWACAKLGLMENATIRLPLVSLSEASIPVVEKALKEANLL, via the coding sequence ATGTTTACAGGAAGTCTGGTCGCACTTGTCACCCCAATGGATACTAAAGGAAATGTCGACCATGTAAGCTTAAAAAAATTGGTAGAATATCATATTGCAAGCGGCACTTGTGCTATTGTTTCAGTTGGTACCACTGGCGAATCAGCAACGCTTGATCATCATGAACATATTGATGTCATCAAACGCACTATTGAGTACGCTGATGGTCGCATTGACATCATTGCCGGCACTGGCGCTAATGCAACTAAAGAAGCCATTGAATTAACCCGCCGGGTTGAAAATATTGGCGTAGTGGGATGTTTGACCGTTGCGCCATACTACAATAAGCCTACTCAAGAAGGCATGTATCAACATTTCAAAGCGATAGCCGAAAGCACAGCGCTACCCCAAATTCTTTATAATGTACCGGGCAGAACCAGCAGCGATATCAAACCTGAAACGGTAGGGCGATTAGCCAAAATTAAAAATATCGTGGCACTAAAAGATGCAACAGGTGACTTATCTCGAGTTTATAAAACCAGAAAATTAGTCGGCGATGATTTCAAACTGCTCAGCGGTGATGATTCAACCTTTTTAGATTTTATGATTTTAGGTGGCGATGGTGTCATTTCTGTTACCGCTAATGTGGCAGCAAAACAGGTCGCAACTGTTTGTGAACTTGCTGCGCAAAACAAAATTAAAGAAGCACGAATGTTGAATGATACACTATTAGCTTTGCATAGTAATTTATTTATTGAACCAAACCCAACGCCAGTAAAATGGGCTTGTGCAAAATTAGGTTTAATGGAAAATGCAACAATCCGTTTACCATTGGTATCGCTGAGCGAAGCTTCAATTCCTGTGGTTGAAAAAGCGTTAAAAGAAGCCAATTTACTGTAA
- the bamC gene encoding outer membrane protein assembly factor BamC translates to MFNKTLSKSNAIKKIAILTTIVSVFLVGCGSDQNYKREVDGNEDYLQSPALKPLIIPQGVSVPAETNDYYVDNNEVQGALGKKLDIRPPVLPIPTIADAFADYSNGAVTFNTPLSDNVWGRIGNVLTNKNIPIKHSDNKSITTDKAFIVRADEDQSIEASFVFNREVLGQTETITLRLTSLTRGNEDILSQPIEVQRYVVGLFNDIMDEVAPESLRVVPRKTDNDENSGAEQTERSSLSQELKEDLKN, encoded by the coding sequence ATGTTTAATAAAACTTTATCTAAAAGTAATGCCATAAAAAAAATCGCTATTTTAACAACAATAGTTTCTGTATTTCTTGTTGGCTGTGGTAGTGATCAAAATTACAAACGTGAAGTCGACGGTAATGAAGATTATCTTCAATCACCGGCACTAAAACCGTTAATCATTCCGCAAGGTGTCAGTGTTCCTGCTGAAACGAATGATTATTACGTTGATAATAACGAGGTGCAAGGTGCATTGGGCAAAAAACTAGATATTAGACCGCCAGTTTTACCGATTCCTACTATTGCCGATGCATTTGCTGACTACAGTAATGGCGCAGTCACTTTTAATACGCCATTGAGTGATAATGTTTGGGGGCGAATTGGTAATGTTTTAACAAATAAAAACATCCCAATTAAACACAGTGATAATAAATCAATTACGACTGACAAAGCGTTTATTGTTCGGGCTGATGAAGATCAATCCATTGAAGCTTCCTTTGTTTTTAACAGAGAAGTGCTCGGTCAAACAGAAACAATTACGTTACGTTTAACTTCGTTAACACGTGGAAATGAAGATATCTTATCCCAACCAATTGAAGTTCAACGTTATGTAGTGGGCTTATTCAATGATATTATGGATGAAGTTGCCCCTGAATCTTTACGTGTGGTACCACGCAAAACAGATAATGATGAAAATTCAGGTGCAGAGCAAACAGAAAGATCATCACTAAGCCAAGAATTGAAAGAAGATCTTAAAAACTAA
- the purC gene encoding phosphoribosylaminoimidazolesuccinocarboxamide synthase: protein MKKLVELYRGKAKTVYTTDNPELLILEFRNDTSAFDGLRIEQLERKGMVNNKFNYFIMTKLREAGIPTQVEALLSDNEVIVKKLEMLPVECVVRNRAAGSLVKRLGIEEGRVLNPPTFELFLKNDALHDPMVNRSHCKTFGLASDEQLDEMQALSFKINTILTELFDKAGLILVDYKLEFGLFDGEITLGDEFSPDGCRLWEKETLKKMDKDRFRQGLGGVIEAYEEVAKRIGVPL, encoded by the coding sequence ATGAAAAAGTTGGTTGAGCTTTATCGTGGTAAAGCAAAAACGGTCTATACCACTGACAATCCTGAACTCTTAATTCTTGAGTTTAGAAATGATACATCTGCATTCGATGGACTACGAATTGAACAATTAGAACGTAAAGGTATGGTAAACAATAAATTTAACTACTTTATTATGACGAAATTGCGTGAAGCGGGTATTCCAACCCAAGTTGAAGCTTTACTATCAGATAATGAAGTTATCGTAAAAAAACTTGAAATGTTGCCCGTTGAGTGCGTGGTACGCAATCGTGCGGCAGGGTCGTTAGTTAAGCGCTTAGGTATTGAAGAGGGCAGAGTACTCAATCCGCCAACATTTGAATTATTTTTGAAGAACGATGCGTTACATGATCCAATGGTTAACCGCTCGCACTGCAAAACATTCGGCTTAGCCAGTGATGAACAGCTTGATGAAATGCAAGCGCTAAGCTTTAAAATCAATACCATATTAACTGAATTATTCGATAAAGCCGGATTAATTTTAGTTGATTACAAATTAGAGTTTGGCTTATTTGACGGCGAAATTACCTTAGGCGATGAGTTTTCACCTGACGGATGTCGTTTATGGGAAAAAGAGACTTTGAAAAAAATGGATAAAGACCGTTTTCGTCAAGGATTGGGTGGCGTCATTGAAGCTTACGAAGAAGTCGCTAAGCGTATTGGTGTTCCATTGTAA
- a CDS encoding DUF441 domain-containing protein: protein MFAQFDISFFLLLGLAALCYLTHNNTVTFAVLLLLLFKLTPLISYFPFLNKYGLTIGIVILTAAMMVPLADGSLKISDIVKSFTTWQSLLAILVGILVSWLGTRGISLIGAQPTIINGLIIGTLIGVAFFKGIPVGPLIAAGILSLLIGKS from the coding sequence ATGTTTGCTCAGTTTGATATCTCTTTTTTTCTACTATTGGGATTAGCAGCGCTGTGTTATTTAACCCATAATAACACAGTGACGTTTGCCGTTTTACTGTTGTTACTTTTCAAACTTACACCCCTTATCAGCTATTTCCCATTTCTGAATAAATATGGTTTAACCATTGGCATTGTTATTTTAACCGCGGCAATGATGGTACCTTTAGCCGACGGATCATTAAAGATTAGTGACATTGTTAAATCATTTACCACATGGCAATCTTTGCTGGCGATTTTAGTGGGTATATTGGTTTCATGGCTTGGCACCCGTGGCATTTCGTTAATTGGTGCTCAGCCAACTATAATCAATGGCTTAATTATTGGTACGCTAATTGGCGTTGCCTTCTTTAAAGGTATTCCTGTTGGTCCTTTGATTGCCGCCGGCATATTATCCTTGCTGATTGGAAAAAGTTAA
- a CDS encoding tRNA(Met) cytidine acetyltransferase TmcA has protein sequence MNPNSTRKLWVLHGEAKQLINQLSNTIDKHQGDWITVTAQSGLPDYLPNIVEPTKTKALLGQQYLHAIFDATEAFNLDAFAMLVGTLVKGSVLILLLPQNFNDWQDQDSLRWNESCLPIGVPNFVAHLQQTLAEFAGFLSQDFPPIDTLAIDVSEQQKVLTQLLESDKRINVLLAKRGRGKSALAGLFSHHQPCQVTAPNKGALATFFEFAKPDIRFDAPDDLIENATELVADYLIIDEAAMIPLPMLDKLLNLALAQNRRVLLTTTVEGYEGTGQGFLLKLLHDKSYQIFALNTPIRWQAGDVVEQFTDRLLLNGGLSQADSSPSYSQSVSYSKVNRSNISLLRSIFYLLKMAHYQTTLIDLRRLFDAQNLSVFQATMADKTIAAAVTIDEGNLPDELIEQVWQGSRRPKGNLVAQSLVAHAGEKQAGQLHSLRINRIVVASDYRRQHIARQLIETIMAKAINQHHDFLSVSFAYSEENYRFWLACGFTPVHIASHKQASSGSYSVMALRPLTEQGQALTDKLQRKLARNAFWLKNIIDLPFDTMLNIDDNQHLSIQDIDELYGFCCYHRPFQATYAALCRLCQHHEQQLPLVKLTILKTLLQNPQSEQQVIKQYHLTGRNDLMKAIKQEVKQCLKSLS, from the coding sequence ATGAATCCTAATAGCACCAGAAAGCTATGGGTGTTACATGGTGAGGCAAAGCAACTAATTAACCAATTAAGTAACACAATCGATAAGCATCAAGGCGATTGGATAACAGTTACTGCGCAGTCCGGCTTGCCCGATTATCTCCCGAATATTGTTGAGCCAACTAAAACCAAAGCTTTGCTCGGTCAACAATATTTGCATGCCATTTTTGATGCCACCGAAGCATTTAATCTTGATGCTTTTGCTATGTTGGTTGGTACACTGGTGAAAGGCAGTGTATTAATATTACTGTTACCGCAGAATTTTAATGATTGGCAAGATCAGGACAGTTTACGGTGGAATGAAAGTTGCTTACCTATTGGTGTGCCTAACTTTGTTGCGCATTTGCAACAAACGTTAGCTGAGTTTGCCGGCTTTCTCAGTCAAGATTTTCCACCAATAGATACGCTCGCAATTGACGTGTCTGAGCAGCAAAAAGTACTCACACAGCTTTTAGAGAGTGATAAACGCATTAATGTTTTGCTTGCTAAAAGAGGGCGTGGCAAATCCGCTTTAGCCGGTCTATTTAGCCATCATCAACCTTGTCAAGTAACTGCTCCAAACAAGGGTGCGCTGGCCACTTTTTTTGAATTTGCTAAGCCCGATATCCGGTTTGATGCGCCCGATGACTTAATTGAAAACGCTACCGAACTGGTAGCCGATTACTTGATTATTGACGAAGCTGCCATGATCCCATTACCGATGCTCGACAAATTACTAAATTTAGCATTAGCGCAAAATCGTCGGGTATTATTAACCACCACCGTTGAAGGCTATGAAGGTACCGGTCAGGGTTTTTTACTAAAACTTTTACACGATAAATCCTATCAAATTTTTGCGCTTAACACGCCAATTCGCTGGCAAGCTGGGGATGTGGTTGAGCAATTTACCGATCGTCTATTACTAAACGGTGGCTTGAGCCAAGCAGATTCTTCACCTAGCTATTCACAATCAGTGAGTTACTCAAAGGTAAATAGATCGAATATTAGCCTATTAAGGTCGATCTTTTATTTGTTAAAAATGGCGCATTATCAAACCACATTAATCGATTTAAGGCGCCTGTTTGATGCGCAAAACTTAAGCGTATTTCAAGCTACTATGGCTGATAAAACCATTGCCGCCGCTGTCACCATTGATGAGGGTAATTTGCCCGATGAGCTGATCGAACAAGTATGGCAAGGTAGCCGTCGACCTAAAGGTAATTTAGTGGCGCAATCCTTAGTTGCTCATGCCGGTGAAAAACAAGCCGGTCAGTTACACTCTTTAAGGATTAATCGTATCGTGGTTGCCAGTGATTATCGTCGACAACATATTGCCAGGCAATTAATCGAAACGATTATGGCAAAAGCAATCAATCAGCATCATGATTTTTTATCTGTAAGCTTTGCCTACAGTGAAGAAAATTATCGGTTTTGGCTAGCTTGTGGTTTTACGCCAGTCCATATTGCGAGCCATAAACAAGCCAGTAGTGGTAGTTACTCTGTTATGGCATTGCGACCTTTGACCGAACAAGGGCAGGCATTAACTGACAAATTACAGCGAAAACTTGCCCGCAATGCGTTTTGGCTTAAAAATATTATCGATTTACCTTTTGATACAATGTTAAACATCGATGATAACCAACATTTATCAATACAAGATATAGATGAACTTTATGGATTTTGCTGCTATCATCGTCCTTTTCAAGCAACTTATGCTGCACTTTGCCGATTATGTCAGCACCATGAGCAACAATTACCCTTAGTAAAATTAACCATTTTAAAAACGTTACTGCAAAATCCTCAAAGTGAGCAACAAGTGATAAAACAGTATCACTTAACCGGCCGAAATGACTTAATGAAGGCGATTAAGCAAGAAGTTAAACAGTGCCTTAAATCATTATCTTAA
- the cysZ gene encoding sulfate transporter CysZ, producing MNSNKLEDKNDNRHFNQPQLHRKSGFDYFMQGWSLAFSPGIKRYVFLPLIANIVIMSALFYWFFTSITGFVDWGLSFVPSWLHWLGYIIGFIVIIMLVILFCYFFSTVANLIAAPFNGLLAEQVEAQLTGITSPDTSWLSLIKDLPRIFRRELQKLGYYLLWAIPILLSYFIPVFGQSVTPVIWFLFTAWQVNIQYADYAFDNHKITFDRMRQLLRQDRADNLIFGSLVSLFTMVPLLNLIIMPIAVCGSTAMWVDRYRHPALFSSNKEDFR from the coding sequence GTGAATTCAAACAAACTAGAAGATAAAAATGACAATCGACATTTTAATCAACCTCAATTACATAGAAAATCGGGGTTTGATTATTTTATGCAAGGTTGGTCTTTGGCGTTTAGTCCCGGTATTAAGCGCTATGTTTTTTTACCGCTGATTGCAAATATTGTGATTATGTCAGCGCTATTTTATTGGTTTTTCACCTCGATTACCGGCTTTGTGGATTGGGGATTATCTTTCGTACCTAGCTGGCTGCATTGGCTCGGCTACATTATCGGTTTTATTGTGATTATAATGCTGGTGATACTCTTTTGTTACTTTTTCAGTACCGTAGCCAACCTGATTGCTGCGCCATTTAATGGTTTGCTTGCTGAGCAAGTTGAAGCGCAATTAACCGGTATTACATCCCCCGATACCTCGTGGTTAAGTTTAATCAAAGATCTACCTAGGATTTTTCGTCGTGAACTGCAAAAATTAGGTTATTATTTACTGTGGGCAATTCCAATTCTACTTAGCTATTTTATTCCGGTTTTTGGGCAATCGGTAACGCCGGTGATCTGGTTTTTATTTACCGCATGGCAAGTTAATATCCAATATGCTGATTATGCATTTGATAATCATAAGATCACCTTTGACCGAATGCGACAACTACTTCGACAAGACCGTGCAGATAATTTAATCTTTGGCAGTTTAGTCAGCCTTTTTACCATGGTGCCATTGTTAAATTTAATTATTATGCCAATTGCTGTTTGTGGTTCGACAGCAATGTGGGTCGATCGTTATCGTCATCCGGCGCTGTTTTCAAGCAATAAGGAAGATTTTCGCTAA
- a CDS encoding YpfN family protein has translation MEWLKDYWWIILIILIGIFINTIKALNKLSYKHYLEKKKGIKPIPYQDDDDDDWPSNNKPHKN, from the coding sequence ATGGAATGGCTAAAAGATTATTGGTGGATTATTTTAATCATCTTAATTGGTATCTTTATTAACACCATTAAAGCGTTAAACAAACTTAGCTATAAACACTATCTTGAAAAAAAGAAAGGGATAAAACCTATCCCTTATCAAGATGATGATGACGATGATTGGCCGTCAAACAATAAACCGCATAAAAATTAA